A region of the Mus caroli chromosome 7, CAROLI_EIJ_v1.1, whole genome shotgun sequence genome:
TGATTTCCCCTGTTGCAGATGCTGTACCTCCTGTCCAGTCTCGGGTGGTTGGAGGATTTAACTGTGAGAAGAATTCCCAACCCTGGCAGGTGGCTGTGTACTACAACAAGGAACACATTTGTGGGGGAGTCCTGTTGGACCGCAACTGGGTTCTTACAGCTGCCCACTGCTATGTCGAGTGAGTaagggtggagacaggaaagcaggGTGGCAGCCAGAGATCATGACTCCAGGACAGGCTGGGGTACTGAAGGGCAGGGGAGTGGGACTGGCTAAAACTATCCATGACCTCCTGGGTCTCTCTTTACTCCTCCCTCCAGGTTTGTGTTCAGagtcctgtttcttttttcttttttcttttttttttttttctgtcttattgtCAGACAGCTCCTGTCTGTATTTACATCTTACTGTCTCCGTGGCCATCTGTcattgtgtgtgtgactctgcCCACAcctgtctgggtctgggtcttgTGTGTTCTCTTTTATCACTACTGACCATAGTGGGGGCCAGGCCCAAAGGGCTCCTGAGGATAGAACGTGCTGTCCCTGAGGATAGACTGTGAGAGAAGTCCTCACTCTCCTCAGGGCAGCTCTGCCTTTAGGACTTTCTGTCCACTCTgaggacacacagagaagggCTGGTCAGAACTGGAGCTGGGTAAGGTAACTGAGTACAGAGAGCTGGAtgctgaggagggaggggagggctcaGACCTTGTTCTACAGGCCAGGTCTTACATGCTAGGGAAGTTCAGCCCTGTCCTACCTGCACCTGAGCAGCTCTCAGGCCTGCTgctccttcctgccccctcttcgcttgtcttctgtttctgtctttatctctttccGTCTCTCTgattctatatgtatgtatgtatgtgtgtatgtatgtatgtatgtacgtatgtgtgtgtttgtgtatgtatgtaagtatttatgtatgtatgtatgtgcctttctgtctctgtttgtttttctgtatctttttctgtgtgtgtgtgtgtgtgtgtatctttctgtctgtgtatgtttctgtccctgactctcttccttcctccctccctcctcccccaccccttcctatTTACTCTATCCAATCTCCCCATTGCCTCCTCTCACTTGCTCCATCTCTTCCCTGGCCCCCAGGAAGTTTGAGGTTTGGCTGGGCAAAAACAAGCTATTCCAAGAGGAACCCTCTGCTCAACACCGATTGGTCAGCAAAAGCTTCCCTCACCCTGGCTTCAACATGAGCCTCCTGATGCTTCAAACAATACCTCCTGGGGCTGACTTCAGCAATGACCTGATGCTGCTCCGCCTCAGCAAGCCTGCAGACATCACAGATGTTGTGAAGCCCATCGCCCTGCCCACAAAGGAGTCCAAGCTGGGGAGCACATGCCTAGCCTCAGGCTGGGGCAGCATTACACCCACCAAATGTGAGTCTTCTCCAAGGAACACATCTGAGTgtggaggaggggcagagaaCACTGGACTGGGCCCTGCTCACCACCCACTTTCCCTCTGATGTACAGGGCAAAAGCCAGATGATCTCCAGTGTGTGTCCATCAAGCTCCTGCCTATTGAGACCTGTATAGAAAACCACAATGTGAAGGTGACAGATGTCATGCTGTGTGCAGGAGAGATGGGTGGAGGCAAAAACATTTGCAAGGTGAGACAGACCCTCCCTGCCATGAAGTGAAGGGCTGAAAGCTGGAACTGAGGTTCTTGGTTCCCACTTCAACACCCTGACTAGGCAGGCTCTTTGCATCCTTCCCTATGGAAGGGATGCACCCTGGGAGGGGAGGATCCTGTAGCTGGTACTATTTCTCCTCTGTGATTTGTCTTAGGGGACAGTCAAATCCACCCTGAACCACAACCCCATGTCCCTGGAAGAGATGGCCACCCAAGAGCTGGATTCCCTCACCTACTGATAGAGCTATCTTTAGAGTCCCTGTATTAATCCCCTTGGGAGTCAGTTCCAGGTTGTCTACTAGAATCCAACTGCCAGGTCCTGCCTTACTCCTGTCCCTGTCGTTCTTTAGGGTGACTCCGGAGGCCCACTGATCTGTGATGGTGTTCTCCAAGGTATCACATCAATTGGCCCTATACCATGTGGTAAACCTGGTGTGCCAGCCATGTACACCAACCTTATTAAGTTCAACTCCTGGATAAAAGATACTATGACGAAAAATTCCTGAGTGTCACATTGTCCCATGTTCTCAATAAAACCCACCATGAAGCAAATGAGTTTAAGGTCTGACATTCTCTGTCCTACTAGAGTGAGGTACACAACCAAGGTTCCCTCAGCTGAGGTCAGGACTTCCAAAGTGGATTAGCAAGGGACAGGTGGACATGTACTGTTGGCTAAGGACATGGGGTtgagacaaatgcagacaaaAGGCTCAGACCAACTCAGGGATGCCACTTGagtctcctctggcaaggaaaaTGCTCAGATAACAGAGGAAAAGGCTAGAGAGATCAGAATGAGAGACTCCAGCAAGGCCTGACCCTATACTGGAAGCCGAAGGGATGATAAACAGTCAGACAATGCGAATTCAGACTGACAACCTGGGTTTCTTGATTTGGGCTGGGGTGTTAATAAAGCCTTGACTCACTGGAGAAGGGTCTGTCCCCAGAAGGCAAGGGCTAGGTAGGCTGCAGTGTCTCTGCTCCCAGGGGCCACTGGAGGGGATTTCTTTGGTAAGGCTAGACCTAAGGTTGAGGAGTGACTTAGAACCATGTCCTGTGGGACAGAGAATCACCCATCTTGGGAAAAGGGCCACACTACTGCTTCTGCTCAGGACCACAAACCACTGTCTGTTTAGAGGGACATAGCCACAGCTAAGAGTTCTGAGAACTTCCAGAGAAGggccagagaaggacagaagACTAGACAGAACTAGAAATCTAGCCACAACTCTGGGTAGGAGGAAGCTCTGAATTTCAGTGGAGGAAACCCAGTCACCACCGTCCTTGCCAACACATATTGATGCCAATGCTGAGGAAACTGAAGATGAAGTCTATCTTGTTCAAGAGGCAGACAGTTCAAGACTGGTCAAAAGGAGAGGAACATGGtgggcaggaggatgaggcaTAGTGCGAGGGCCAGAAATATGAAGCCTTTGTTCATGTGAATGTAAACTGGGGAAGgaagttggagagatgactccagaCATTCTaatctacctctctctctctctctccctttctctctctctctctcctctctctgtctctctctctctctttcccattctctctcctctcgctctgtctctctctgtctctgtctctctctgtctctgtctctgtctctctctagctctctctctctctccttcctctcacacCATGAGGATCCCAACCTAGGTACTccaggagatggggaagaatgCCTTTTCGTATCCTGCCTGAGCATTTTAGAGGCAAATAAATCTTATCTCTTTCCAAATAAAGGTAAAAGCAGTCAACTGTGTTGGTGTTGTGTCTTAGTTGGCAGAATATTTGCCTAGATATGAGCTTCCTGCATTTCATCTTCGGCACTGTGCTGAGCTGAGTctgcagcacatgcctgtgatccctgcAAGTGGGAGGAGGATCAGAAAATCATGGTTGTCCACAGATACACATTgagctggaggtcagcctgggctacatagacctGTCACAAACAGTGCAGAGGGAGAGACTGTAGCTGTctagatccatcccataatgaggGTCAGGAAATGGTTCAGAGGTACAGCACCTGCCTAGAGTCTCCAATGAGGTTCttctgggggtgtggctcagaggtagagacCCTGTGGAGTGTTTGTGTAAGGCACTGGGTGCTGACTTCGGGaaccccctcttcctcccctatAAAAAAGAGGTATAAAGGAAAAAACATCACCTccactcacattaaaaaaatcattccctAGAAATTCTAAAATAACCCTACTGCAAGTCATAGAGTGTTCCACCAACAATGATGTCCAAACTGTGAACACAAACCTAGACCCCAGAAAGACTCCGGGGACAGCGGCAGTATCCCACCCACACAGCCACCTCTAGAACACAATGGAAGCAACCCCCAGTCTATATATTCACTGACCAGTGATTTGTCCCACGTTGTCACGTTTATGCCCCCTGCAATCAATCCAGAGGCAGATGAATCCAGTGTATGTTTGGTGCACATAGGTAATCGCACATCCATTACACTAAACACCAAAAATGTGATCAGGAAGATGGACATGAGAGACCAGCCTCGTAGGACAAAATTTCAGTCCTCCTCCCAGGAAAAGGACAGAACATCCGGGGAGGGAAAAAATTCTGGGTCCTGaatcttttctcccctctctctcaatGCATACAAAACTTCGTCCtcttcctcatttacatatccCCCTCATCTACAACCTGTTCCCTGTGGATACTGTTTGAAGCTCATCTCCAGCACCACTTCAACTCTTTCCATTCTCATGCACTGGACTCTTCTGATGCAGTACACCTATCTCAACCTCCAGCATGATTATGTATGCTTGAGGATATACAAAAAGATCAAGTGTATGAATGAACTCACAAGTGGATGAATGCATGCTTCCTCACTTGTCCTTTAGAGCAAAGAACCATGACGTTTTCAGAAAAACATGGGCACAGAGGCCTAGAACTCAGAGGAGAACTAGGTGGCCAATTCATCACCAGCTCCTCACTTACCCTGGATTAGGATAATCCTTTCTTGGAGAATGCCAAAATGCTTCCTTTATGGACTTGGAACTTGGATCACTGATTTTATGGTTTCTAAGAGAAGCTTGGGAGCAGGGTATAGTGGTGCACTCCTCTAATACCAGAACTTTGAAGCNAGAgccaggtggatctgtgtgattTTAGGCTCTAGTATTCTGTGATGTAGaacaacctaggctacatagtgactttcaagacagccagggttatatagagaGNNNNNNNNNNNNNNNNNNNNNNNNNNNNNNNNNNNNNNNNNNNNNNNNNNNNNNNNNNNNNNNNNNNNNNNNNNNNNNNNNNNNNNNNNNNNNNNNNNNNNNNNNNNNNNNNNNNNNNNNNNNNNNNNNNNNNNNNNNNNNNNNNNNNNNNNNNNNNNNNNNNNNNNNNNNNNNNNNNNNNNNNNNNNNNNNNNNNNNNNNNNNNNNNNNNNNNNNNNNNNNNNNNNNNNNNNNNNNNNNNNNNNNNNNNNNNNNNNNNNNNNNNNNNNNNNNNNNNNNNNNNNNNNNNNNNNNNNNNNNNNNNNNNNNNNNNNNNNNNNNNNNNNNNNNNNNNNNNNNNNNNNNNNNNNNNNNNNNNNNNNNNNNNNNNNNNNNNNNNNNNNNNNNNNNNNNNNNNNNNNNNNNNNNNNNNNNNNNNNNNNNNNNNNNNNNNNNNNNNNNNNNNNNNNNNNNNNNNNNNNNNNNNNNNNNNNNNNNNNNNNNNNNNNNNNNNNNNNNNNNNNNNNNNNNNNNNNNNNNNNNNNNNNNNNNNNNNNNNNNNNNNNNNNNNNNNNNNNNNNNNNNNNNNNNNNNNNNNNNNNNNNNNNNNNNNNNNNNNNNNNNNNNNNNNNNNNNNNNNNNNNNNNNNNNNNNNNNNNNNNNNNNNNNNNNNNNNNNNNNNNNNNNNNNNNNNNNNNNNNNNNNNNNNNNNNNNNNNNNNNNNNNNNNNNNNNNNNNNNNNNNNNNNNNNNNNNNNNNNNNNNNNNNNNNNNNNNNNNNNNNNNNNNNNNNNNNNNNNNNNNNNNNNNNNNNNNNNNNNNNNNNNNNNNNNNNNNGCTTCAAAGTTCTGGTATTAGAGGAGTGCACCACTATACCCTGCTCCCAAGCTTCTCTTAGAAACCATAAAATCAGTGATCCAGAGTTCCAAGTCCATAAAGGAAGCATTTTGGCATTCTCCAAGAAAGGATTTGTATCTGCAGGGAGCTTGCAGCCCTATGGCTATCACTTGTGAAAGAATCTGTTCTAACTGCAACTTTCTGGGATAATCTTTGTCTTGAGGTACAGGACCTTCCTTAGAGGTGTGGGTTTGGCAACACTCGCTCCACTACCCACCATTCACACCAATTCACCATTTCCACGACCTTGCCATCTGGCTCTGGTACCCGGAACACTAACAGTTCCAGAAACAGCAGGAATTGCCCTCCCAATCTCATCCTTGGGAAGGTATCCAGGGTGACCTAGGGCCTACTGGACAGCAGGTACAATGGAGCCCTTGCTCACCACAGCAGGGACGGGGACTGCAGGGAGTCCACCTCTGTCAGCAAGGGCAGGGCTTTGTCAGCATCTGGGTGGCAACAGGacaggggaggggctgtggggaAAATGAGGGTTTTTAAAGTCTCCCCAAGGAACCTCAACAGCTCCAAGCTCACTGCCTGCGGCTCCTGGACACCTGTTCCCATGTGGTTCCTGATCCTGTTCCTAGCCCTGTCCCTAGGAGGGATTGGTGAGAT
Encoded here:
- the LOC110298254 gene encoding kallikrein 1-related peptidase b8; amino-acid sequence: MWFLILFLALSLGGIDAVPPVQSRVVGGFNCEKNSQPWQVAVYYNKEHICGGVLLDRNWVLTAAHCYVEKFEVWLGKNKLFQEEPSAQHRLVSKSFPHPGFNMSLLMLQTIPPGADFSNDLMLLRLSKPADITDVVKPIALPTKESKLGSTCLASGWGSITPTKWQKPDDLQCVSIKLLPIETCIENHNVKVTDVMLCAGEMGGGKNICKGDSGGPLICDGVLQGITSIGPIPCGKPGVPAMYTNLIKFNSWIKDTMTKNS